The proteins below come from a single Peromyscus eremicus chromosome 22, PerEre_H2_v1, whole genome shotgun sequence genomic window:
- the LOC131897500 gene encoding b(0,+)-type amino acid transporter 1-like, protein MERSEERDGSDRPAAGQEQSSGAPGLALKREIGLWSAVSMTAGCMIGSGIFMSPQGVLVYMGSPGASLVVWATCGLLAMMGALCYAELGSLVPESGGDYAYILRTFGSLPAFLVIYTFVLVAKPAAITAVSLSFAEYALAPFYPGCSSLPQIMVKIVASSCILLLLLINFWSSRMSTVVMNVCTAAKVFSLLVIVVGGAVVLAQGRSRTESLPFTFHNTTQQAGRIGMAFYQGLWSFDGWNNINMVVEELKNPKRNLVWAVMIAIPLVTILYVLVNISYLLVMSPSEILSSDAMAVSWGNQVLGSWAWLVPLAVALSTFGTVNGSFFSGSRLCFAAAREGHMPQLMSMIHVHRLTPAPAMVFTTAVALVLLIPGDFGTFVNLLSFLSWLTSGTTFGCLLYLRIKTKNLPHTYKVPTFIPAFMLLVSLYLVLAPVIDNPQVEFLYIFCFLLSGFLVYFLLFHFRCQSKCMQVATMHLQLLLEVAPTTKGH, encoded by the exons ATGGAGAGAAGTGAGGAGAGAGATGGCAGTGACCGGCCGGCGGCAGGGCAGGAGCAGAGCAGTGGGGCACCGGGGCTGGCCCTGAAAAGGGAGATTGGCCTGTGGAGTGCAGTGTCCATGACCGCGGGCTGTATGATTGGCTCTGGCATCTTCATGTCCCCACAGGGGGTCTTGGTTTACATGGGCAGTCCTGGAGCCAGTCTCGTTGTCTGGGCGACCTGTGGCCTCCTGGCCATGATGGGCGCCCTGTGCTATGCTGAGCTGGGCAGCCTGGTTCCTGAATCTGGGGGAGACTATGCCTACATTTTGCGAACCTTTGGCTCTTTGCCTGCCTTCCTGGTTATCTACACATTTGTTCTGGTGGCCAAACCAGCCGCCATCACCGCCGTCTCTCTGAGTTTCGCCGAGTATGCACTGGCTCCCTTTTACCCAGGCTGCTCCTCGCTCCCTCAGATCATGGTCAAGATCGTTGCTTCTTCCTGCatcctgttgctgctgctgatcAACTTCTGGAGCTCACGGATGTCCACGGTGGTGATGAACGTGTGCACGGCCGCCAAAGTGTTCTCCCTGCTTGTCATTGTGGTGGGTGGGGCCGTGGTGCTGGCTCAGGGCCGTAGTCGCACAGAATCCCTGCCGTTCACCTTCCACAACACAACCCAGCAGGCAGGGCGCATTGGCATGGCTTTCTACCAGGGCCTGTGGTCCTTTGATGGCTGGAATAACATCAACATGGTGGTAGAGGAGCTCAAGAACCCAAAG CGGAACCTAGTGTGGGCAGTGATGATTGCCATCCCCCTGGTCACCATCCTGTACGTCCTGGTCAATATCAGTTACCTGCTGGTTATGTCACCCTCGGAGATCCTCTCCTCGGACGCCATGGCTGTGAGCTGGGG GAACCAGGTTCTGGGGTCCTGGGCCTGGCTGGTGCCCTTGGCTGTTGCGCTTTCGACATTTGGTACCGTCAACGGGTCGTTCTTCAGCGGCAGCCGTTTGTGCTTCGCAGCTGCCAGAGAAGGTCACATG CCCCAGCTTATGTCCATGATTCATGTGCATCGACTGACACCAGCCCCAGCCATGGTCTTCACCACAGCTGTGGCTTTGGTCCTGCTTATTCCAGGCGACTTCGGCACCTTCGTCAACCTCTTGAG CTTCCTCTCCTGGCTCACCTCTGGGACCACCTTTGGCTGTCTCCTGTACTTGCGAATAAAGACAAAGAATCTTCCCCACACTTACAAG GTCCCCACCTTCATTCCCGCCTTCATGCTCCTGGTGTCTCTCTACCTGGTGCTGGCACCTGTTATAGACAATCCCCAGGTGGAATTCCTGTACAtcttctgcttcctgctcagtGGCTTCCTGGTGTATTTCCTGCTTTTCCACTTCCGGTGCCAGTCCAAGTGCATGCAAGTGGCCACGATGCATCTCCAGCTGCTCCTGGAAGTCGCTCCAACCACTAAAGGTCATTGA